One window from the genome of Hyphomonas neptunium ATCC 15444 encodes:
- a CDS encoding type II secretion system F family protein, translating to MFGLPDLATLDMRLVIPAIMAVGALFLAVQSVLSLVSDVRTQQIVNRRLQFKDRYATHNEAMVELRKSRGLDQDGNLTMSLHWLNRLIVRSGLKFQPAKWAAMSLAGAAVAGVAAFIYLGGLFAAIPVFFVVLVAAPILVIRHLAGARAKKLAAQLPDALQIVCRSLEAGHPVATAVSLVAREMPDPIGTEFGMTADEVSYGMSLTNAVQRMAERAGDPDVELFAATVRLQEKTGGNLTELLKSNTNTIRERQTMRLKVRAASSEGRVSAMILTSAPFIVMTAIHLLRPEFYGSVIHEPLIQYSFAGLLVWMGIGNLVMNRMINFKM from the coding sequence GTGTTCGGGCTGCCGGATCTTGCAACTCTCGATATGCGGCTGGTGATCCCGGCGATCATGGCTGTGGGCGCATTGTTTCTGGCTGTGCAGTCTGTGCTCAGCCTTGTCTCGGATGTCCGCACCCAGCAGATCGTCAACCGGCGCCTTCAGTTCAAGGATCGTTACGCCACGCATAATGAGGCGATGGTGGAGCTGCGCAAGAGCCGGGGGCTCGATCAGGACGGCAACCTGACCATGTCGCTGCATTGGCTGAACCGGCTGATCGTTCGCTCCGGACTGAAGTTCCAGCCCGCCAAATGGGCGGCTATGTCTCTGGCCGGCGCTGCGGTGGCAGGCGTCGCGGCGTTCATTTATCTGGGCGGGCTTTTTGCAGCCATCCCGGTGTTTTTTGTTGTGCTCGTGGCCGCGCCTATTCTCGTCATCCGCCATCTGGCGGGGGCCCGCGCGAAGAAGCTGGCGGCGCAGTTGCCGGACGCCTTGCAGATCGTTTGCCGCAGCCTTGAGGCGGGCCATCCCGTGGCCACGGCGGTAAGCCTGGTGGCGCGGGAAATGCCTGATCCGATCGGCACCGAATTTGGCATGACGGCGGATGAAGTTTCCTACGGGATGTCGCTGACCAACGCTGTGCAGCGGATGGCGGAGCGGGCAGGCGATCCGGATGTGGAACTGTTTGCCGCGACCGTGCGCCTTCAGGAGAAGACCGGCGGCAATCTGACGGAACTTCTCAAATCCAATACCAATACCATCCGTGAGCGGCAGACGATGCGGCTGAAGGTGCGGGCTGCGTCGTCTGAAGGGCGCGTTTCCGCAATGATCCTGACGTCTGCGCCATTTATCGTGATGACCGCGATCCATCTGCTGCGTCCGGAATTCTATGGCAGCGTTATTCATGAGCCGCTGATCCAATACAGCTTTGCGGGGCTGCTGGTGTGGATGGGCATTGGCAATCTGGTCATGAATCGCATGATCAATTTCAAGATGTAA